The following coding sequences lie in one Brassica oleracea var. oleracea cultivar TO1000 unplaced genomic scaffold, BOL UnpScaffold23991, whole genome shotgun sequence genomic window:
- the LOC106322413 gene encoding uncharacterized protein LOC106322413, with the protein SSCDRLQEALLQCHRRMPEGQARRSGCRHLNKALAECVVGEACPEEYEAVRSFCSSGGTSLKRKQCEEAQFSLSLCLSGHQRDFEQQP; encoded by the coding sequence TCTTCTTGCGATCGGTTGCAGGAAGCTTTGTTGCAGTGCCATCGTCGGATGCCGGAAGGACAAGCGCGCAGGTCTGGATGCAGACATCTGAACAAAGCGTTGGCGGAGTGCGTGGTGGGGGAGGCTTGCCCTGAGGAATATGAGGCGGTGAGGTCGTTTTGCTCAAGCGGGGGAACCAGCCTGAAGCGGAAACAGTGCGAGGAGGCTCAGTTCTCACTTTCTCTCTGTCTTTCTGGCCATCAGAGAGACTTTGAGCA